The Henckelia pumila isolate YLH828 unplaced genomic scaffold, ASM3356847v2 CTG_461:::fragment_3, whole genome shotgun sequence genome window below encodes:
- the LOC140871679 gene encoding protein METHYLENE BLUE SENSITIVITY 1-like: MTGKAKPKKHTAKEIASKIDAATTNRGGGKAGLADRSGHEKGGHAKLECPLCKITAPDMKSMQIHHEARHPKIPFDEASLNNLHAGAGAGSGAGAETSKPKPGVRGSLKK, translated from the coding sequence ATGACTGGCAAGGCCAAGCCCAAGAAGCACACGGCCAAGGAGATCGCTTCCAAGATCGACGCCGCCACAACCAACCGCGGCGGAGGGAAGGCGGGCCTCGCCGATCGTTCCGGACACGAGAAAGGCGGCCACGCTAAACTCGAGTGTCCCCTCTGTAAGATCACTGCCCCCGACATGAAGTCTATGCAGATTCACCACGAAGCGCGCCACCCCAAGATTCCCTTTGACGAGGCCTCGCTCAACAATCTTCACGCCGGTGCCGGTGCCGGATCAGGTGCCGGAGCCGAGACATCCAAGCCGAAGCCCGGGGTGCGAGGCAGTCTCAAGAAGTGA
- the LOC140872197 gene encoding probable WRKY transcription factor 25, with the protein MISIAERRAAKCGFNVRNMNVQPRFLIRTTHTPPPLPSPTVLCSPYFTVPPGISPSALLDSPEMLPNAQGAQLSPTTGTFQFPSPKLKWTVANNNYMRPHNKGVEEYYEQQPAVDLQENKKKECMEMKQRKGAYFPKEVTRSSEDGYYWRKYGQKHVKGSEYPRSYYKCTHTSCPVKKKVERSHDGHITEIVYKGSHNHPKPLPLKRFGHVDVLEINNENMGLLDSSAAPNGVHYSSNPSFQTSYSFKSDPSSASMKDFEAQEFNVAVEDQDVESAETISFHDEDDEHNDESDSKKRKRESFSIETNISRSTREPRVVVQIESEIDILDDGYRWRKYGQKVVKGNPNPRSYYKCTSPGCPVRKHVERAANDLKSVITTYEGKHNHEVPVAAAAATRNAGGTGLVLQAGDHQMPRAAPNSVSDFATTSKPKQGGKQLVQQHLPPPPMYNFNKTKSFIFNYNDHHLIMRSNYSNMASTTSTTPGNNLHNFGSSSANYPVSFPPFHYGSLLMNGNFIKNYPAANSTGFYPMTGGNLPEYMSTMNHVQAAGSAGHGGNFHVGNYGHVAACNQGQEIRECHGKVMKPKEEKRDEGDHIYDACLSIPNHGNGIM; encoded by the exons ATGATTAGCATTGCGGAGAGGAGGGCAGCGAAATGTGGTTTCAATGTTCGGAACATGAACGTGCAGCCACGATTCTTGATCAGGACCACACACACGCCGCCGCCTCTGCCGTCGCCGACGGTGCTATGCTCGCCGTATTTCACGGTGCCACCTGGAATTAGTCCCTCCGCCTTGCTAGACTCCCCTGAGATGCTACCAAATGCTCAG GGGGCACAACTATCTCCAACAACTGGAACCTTTCAATTTCCATCACCAAAGCTCAAATGGACAGTGGCCAACAACAATTACATGAGGCCTCACAACAAA GGAGTGGAGGAATACTATGAACAACAACCTGCAGTGGATTTGcaagaaaataagaagaaagaGTGCATGGAAATGAAGCAACGGAAGGGGGCATATTTTCCTAAAGAAGTGACAAGGTCTTCAGAAGATGGGTACTACTGGAGGAAATATGGCCAGAAACATGTGAAAGGGAGTGAATATCCAAGGAGTTACTACAAATGCACCCACACAAGCTGCCCGGTCAAGAAGAAGGTGGAGCGATCCCACGACGGTCATATTACAGAAATCGTGTACAAGGGCTCTCACAATCACCCCAAACCTCTGCCCTTGAAGCGGTTTGGTCATGTGGATGTACTTGAGATCAATAATGAAAACATGGGGCTGCTGGATTCATCGGCTGCTCCGAACGGGGTGCACTACTCTTCTAATCCATCCTTTCAGACTAGTTATAGTTTCAAATCTGATCCCTCCTCCGCTTCCATGAAAGATTTCGAAGCTCAAGAGTTTAATGTGGCCGTGGAGGATCAAGATGTGGAAAGCGCTGAAACCATTTCCTTCCATGATGAAGACGACGAACACAACGATGAATCTGATTCCAAGAAAag GAAGAGGGAGAGCTTTTCGATTGAGACGAACATATCGCGGTCCACACGGGAGCCACGAGTCGTCGTCCAGATAGAGAGTGAGATCGATATTCTTGATGATGGATACCGGTGGAGGAAATACGGACAGAAGGTTGTTAAAGGAAATCCTAACCCAAG GAGCTACTACAAGTGCACTAGCCCCGGCTGCCCCGTGCGGAAGCACGTCGAAAGGGCCGCAAATGACTTGAAATCTGTCATTACAACATACGAGGGGAAACATAACCATGAAGTGCCCGTGGCAGCGGCGGCGGCCACGAGAAACGCGGGGGGCACAGGCCTTGTCCTACAAGCTGGAGATCATCAGATGCCACGAGCAGCTCCTAACAGCGTTTCGGATTTTGCCACGACGTCTAAGCCGAAACAGGGCGGCAAGCAATTAGTCCAGCAGCATCTCCCCCCGCCACCAATGTACAACTTCAACAAAACAAAGTCATTCATCTTCAATTACAATGATCATCACCTGATCATGAGGTCTAATTACTCCAACATGGCTTCAACTACTAGTACTACACCTGGGAATAATCTCCACAACTTCGGATCTTCGTCGGCTAACTATCCCGTGTCCTTTCCTCCATTTCACTATGGCTCTCTTCTGATGAATGGGAACTTCATCAAGAACTATCCCGCCGCCAATTCTACTGGCTTTTACCCCATGACTGGTGGAAATTTGCCGGAATACATGTCGACCATGAATCATGTTCAAGCCGCCGGATCAGCCGGCCATGGCGGCAACTTTCACGTCGGAAATTACGGTCATGTAGCAGCTTGTAATCAAGGGCAGGAAATCAGAGAATGCCATGGAAAAGTTATGAAACCAAAGGAGGAGAAAAGGGATGAAGGTGATCACATATATGATGCTTGTCTTTCCATTCCTAATCATGGTAATGGAATAATGTAG